In Magnolia sinica isolate HGM2019 chromosome 12, MsV1, whole genome shotgun sequence, a single genomic region encodes these proteins:
- the LOC131221610 gene encoding cysteine-rich receptor-like protein kinase 25 isoform X2, with the protein MKVPSSKTFDFLLLFSSLLSLYTPITADYIYHICSNSSNYPKNSTYHNNLNYLLPSLTTNGPITGFYNTTAGGTPNKVYGLVLCRGDTTHAECRSCINTASDDIEQRCVGKKQGIIWYDECLLRYSNVYFFSSLTLDKKVHLWNTMNVTDPDRFNVLLGKMMNNLSKRAAFDDRMFVTGEERLTSYQNIYGLVQCTKDISREDCDACLQSAVGDIPSCCSGKQGGRVLGFNCILRYEIYPFFHGASSTAATSPPPVDGLVNSTSTASTKGKRKKSLEKALAIAIPISVSLVIFFALCAYLLKRKTKETPEVQEEISNVESLLFDLDTVKAATGNFSNANKLGEGGFGPVYKGELLDGREIAVKRLSRNSGQGMDELKNEIVLIAKLQHRNLVRLVGCCLEGDEKLLVYDGYMSPEYAMRGHFSVKSDVFSFGVLLLEIVSGRRNSSFYQLDSAQDLLGYTWRLWREGNAVALMDPSLGESCTRSDMLRCIHIGLLCVQENAADRPTMSAIVLMLNSYSTTLYTPAPPAFLGGKSYGGLDFPAKGLDAHGSESDRSTIECPHCSINEVTLSELEAR; encoded by the exons ATGAAGGTTCCCTCCTCAAAAAcctttgattttcttcttctcttctcttccttaCTCTCTCTATACACTCCCATCACAGCCGACTACATATACCACATATGTTCAAACTCATCTAACTACCCCAAAAACAGCACATACCACAACAACCTCAATTATCTCCTCCCTTCATTAACCACAAATGGCCCAATTACCGGCTTCTACAACACGACCGCCGGCGGTACCCCAAACAAAGTCTACGGTCTCGTTCTCTGCAGAGGTGACACCACACACGCCGAGTGCCGCAGCTGCATCAACACCGCCAGCGATGATATTGAGCAACGTTGTGTGGGGAAGAAACAAGGCATCATATGGTACGATGAGTGCTTGTTACGGTATTCGAATGTGTACTTCTTTTCGTCGCTAACACTGGATAAGAAGGTTCACTTGTGGAATACAATGAATGTGACAGACCCAGATCGTTTTAATGTGTTATTGGGGAAGATGATGAATAATCTATCGAAGCGGGCTGCGTTCGATGACCGAATGTTTGTGACGGGTGAGGAGAGATTGACGAGCTACCAAAATATATATGGGCTAGTGCAGTGCACGAAGGACATTTCTAGAGAGGATTGTGATGCATGTCTACAAAGTGCTGTTGGGGACATTCCATCATGCTGTAGTGGGAAGCAAGGTGGGCGGGTTCTTGGATTCAATTGTATATTGAGGTATGAGATATATCCCTTCTTCCATGGAGCTTCTTCCACGGCTGCAACATCTCCACCACCTGTGGATGGCTTGGTGAATTCTACATCTACAGCTTCAACCAAAG GGAAAAGGAAGAAATCGTTGGAAAAAGCTCTTGCAATTGCCATCCCCATATCTGTTTCTTTAGTGATCTTCTTTGCTCTTTGTGCTTATCTTTTAAAGAGAAAGACAAAGGAAACGCCAGAAG TTCAAGAGGAGATTAGCAATGTTGAATCGCTATTATTTGACTTGGATACGGTTAAGGCCGCAACTGGTAACTTCTCTAATGCAAATAAGCTTGGGGAAGGTGGATTTGGTCCTGTTTACAAG GGTGAACTGCTGGATGGGCGAGAAATAGCGGTGAAAAGGCTTTCGAGGAATTCAGGACAAGGAATGGATGAGTTGAAGAATGAGATTGTACTGATTGCCAAACTTCAACACAGGAATCTTGTTAGGCTCGTGGGTTGCTGCTTGGAAGGAGACGAGAAGCTGCTAGTGTATGA CGGATATATGTCGCCAGAGTATGCGATGCGCGGGCACTTCTCTGTTAAATCTGATGTCTTTAGTTTTGGTGTTCTGTTATTAGAAATTGTGAGTGGTCGAAGGAACAGTTCGTTTTATCAATTGGACTCTGCTCAAGATCTTCTTGGCTAC ACATGGAGACTCTGGAGAGAAGGCAATGCAGTAGCACTGATGGATCCATCATTGGGTGAATCATGCACGAGAAGTGATATGTTAAGATGCATTCATATTGGATTACTATGTGTTCAAGAAAATGCAGCAGATCGTCCCACCATGTCGGCAATTGTTCTCATGCTCAATAGCTACTCCACGACTCTCTACACTCCGGCGCCACCGGCTTTCTTAGGTGGGAAGAGCTATGGCGGATTAGATTTTCCCGCAAAAGGGCTGGATGCCCATGGTAGTGAATCAGATCGATCAACCATCGAGTGCCCACATTGCTCTATAAATGAGGTGACTCTTTCTGAGCTTGAAGCTAGGTAA
- the LOC131221610 gene encoding cysteine-rich receptor-like protein kinase 10 isoform X1 has translation MKVPSSKTFDFLLLFSSLLSLYTPITADYIYHICSNSSNYPKNSTYHNNLNYLLPSLTTNGPITGFYNTTAGGTPNKVYGLVLCRGDTTHAECRSCINTASDDIEQRCVGKKQGIIWYDECLLRYSNVYFFSSLTLDKKVHLWNTMNVTDPDRFNVLLGKMMNNLSKRAAFDDRMFVTGEERLTSYQNIYGLVQCTKDISREDCDACLQSAVGDIPSCCSGKQGGRVLGFNCILRYEIYPFFHGASSTAATSPPPVDGLVNSTSTASTKGKRKKSLEKALAIAIPISVSLVIFFALCAYLLKRKTKETPEVQEEISNVESLLFDLDTVKAATGNFSNANKLGEGGFGPVYKGELLDGREIAVKRLSRNSGQGMDELKNEIVLIAKLQHRNLVRLVGCCLEGDEKLLVYEYVPNRSLDTFLFDPTKRAQLVWETRRKIISGIARGILYLHEDSRFRIIHRDIKASNILLDREMSPKISDFGMARLFGVDQTRGKTRKIVGTYGYMSPEYAMRGHFSVKSDVFSFGVLLLEIVSGRRNSSFYQLDSAQDLLGYTWRLWREGNAVALMDPSLGESCTRSDMLRCIHIGLLCVQENAADRPTMSAIVLMLNSYSTTLYTPAPPAFLGGKSYGGLDFPAKGLDAHGSESDRSTIECPHCSINEVTLSELEAR, from the exons ATGAAGGTTCCCTCCTCAAAAAcctttgattttcttcttctcttctcttccttaCTCTCTCTATACACTCCCATCACAGCCGACTACATATACCACATATGTTCAAACTCATCTAACTACCCCAAAAACAGCACATACCACAACAACCTCAATTATCTCCTCCCTTCATTAACCACAAATGGCCCAATTACCGGCTTCTACAACACGACCGCCGGCGGTACCCCAAACAAAGTCTACGGTCTCGTTCTCTGCAGAGGTGACACCACACACGCCGAGTGCCGCAGCTGCATCAACACCGCCAGCGATGATATTGAGCAACGTTGTGTGGGGAAGAAACAAGGCATCATATGGTACGATGAGTGCTTGTTACGGTATTCGAATGTGTACTTCTTTTCGTCGCTAACACTGGATAAGAAGGTTCACTTGTGGAATACAATGAATGTGACAGACCCAGATCGTTTTAATGTGTTATTGGGGAAGATGATGAATAATCTATCGAAGCGGGCTGCGTTCGATGACCGAATGTTTGTGACGGGTGAGGAGAGATTGACGAGCTACCAAAATATATATGGGCTAGTGCAGTGCACGAAGGACATTTCTAGAGAGGATTGTGATGCATGTCTACAAAGTGCTGTTGGGGACATTCCATCATGCTGTAGTGGGAAGCAAGGTGGGCGGGTTCTTGGATTCAATTGTATATTGAGGTATGAGATATATCCCTTCTTCCATGGAGCTTCTTCCACGGCTGCAACATCTCCACCACCTGTGGATGGCTTGGTGAATTCTACATCTACAGCTTCAACCAAAG GGAAAAGGAAGAAATCGTTGGAAAAAGCTCTTGCAATTGCCATCCCCATATCTGTTTCTTTAGTGATCTTCTTTGCTCTTTGTGCTTATCTTTTAAAGAGAAAGACAAAGGAAACGCCAGAAG TTCAAGAGGAGATTAGCAATGTTGAATCGCTATTATTTGACTTGGATACGGTTAAGGCCGCAACTGGTAACTTCTCTAATGCAAATAAGCTTGGGGAAGGTGGATTTGGTCCTGTTTACAAG GGTGAACTGCTGGATGGGCGAGAAATAGCGGTGAAAAGGCTTTCGAGGAATTCAGGACAAGGAATGGATGAGTTGAAGAATGAGATTGTACTGATTGCCAAACTTCAACACAGGAATCTTGTTAGGCTCGTGGGTTGCTGCTTGGAAGGAGACGAGAAGCTGCTAGTGTATGAGTATGTTCCTAACAGGAGCCTTGACACATTTCTGTTTG ATCCAACCAAACGTGCACAACTAGTTTGGGAGACCCGTCGCAAGATAATTTCAGGAATTGCACGAGGAATTCTCTATCTTCACGAGGATTCGCGGTTCCGAATCATCCACCGTGACATAAAAGCTAGCAATATCTTATTAGACAGGGAGATGAGCCCTAAAATCTCAGACTTCGGCATGGCACGGCTTTTCGGAGTGGACCAAACTCGAGGCAAAACTAGAAAAATCGTAGGAACATA CGGATATATGTCGCCAGAGTATGCGATGCGCGGGCACTTCTCTGTTAAATCTGATGTCTTTAGTTTTGGTGTTCTGTTATTAGAAATTGTGAGTGGTCGAAGGAACAGTTCGTTTTATCAATTGGACTCTGCTCAAGATCTTCTTGGCTAC ACATGGAGACTCTGGAGAGAAGGCAATGCAGTAGCACTGATGGATCCATCATTGGGTGAATCATGCACGAGAAGTGATATGTTAAGATGCATTCATATTGGATTACTATGTGTTCAAGAAAATGCAGCAGATCGTCCCACCATGTCGGCAATTGTTCTCATGCTCAATAGCTACTCCACGACTCTCTACACTCCGGCGCCACCGGCTTTCTTAGGTGGGAAGAGCTATGGCGGATTAGATTTTCCCGCAAAAGGGCTGGATGCCCATGGTAGTGAATCAGATCGATCAACCATCGAGTGCCCACATTGCTCTATAAATGAGGTGACTCTTTCTGAGCTTGAAGCTAGGTAA
- the LOC131221610 gene encoding cysteine-rich receptor-like protein kinase 34 isoform X5, with amino-acid sequence MSRSESPSHKSVPGRGPDFFESTSWKRKKSLEKALAIAIPISVSLVIFFALCAYLLKRKTKETPEVQEEISNVESLLFDLDTVKAATGNFSNANKLGEGGFGPVYKGELLDGREIAVKRLSRNSGQGMDELKNEIVLIAKLQHRNLVRLVGCCLEGDEKLLVYEYVPNRSLDTFLFDPTKRAQLVWETRRKIISGIARGILYLHEDSRFRIIHRDIKASNILLDREMSPKISDFGMARLFGVDQTRGKTRKIVGTYGYMSPEYAMRGHFSVKSDVFSFGVLLLEIVSGRRNSSFYQLDSAQDLLGYTWRLWREGNAVALMDPSLGESCTRSDMLRCIHIGLLCVQENAADRPTMSAIVLMLNSYSTTLYTPAPPAFLGGKSYGGLDFPAKGLDAHGSESDRSTIECPHCSINEVTLSELEAR; translated from the exons ATGAGTAGGTCTGAGTCACCGAGTCACAAGTCAGTGCCAGGCCGAGGCCCAGATTTCTTTGAGTCCACATCAT GGAAAAGGAAGAAATCGTTGGAAAAAGCTCTTGCAATTGCCATCCCCATATCTGTTTCTTTAGTGATCTTCTTTGCTCTTTGTGCTTATCTTTTAAAGAGAAAGACAAAGGAAACGCCAGAAG TTCAAGAGGAGATTAGCAATGTTGAATCGCTATTATTTGACTTGGATACGGTTAAGGCCGCAACTGGTAACTTCTCTAATGCAAATAAGCTTGGGGAAGGTGGATTTGGTCCTGTTTACAAG GGTGAACTGCTGGATGGGCGAGAAATAGCGGTGAAAAGGCTTTCGAGGAATTCAGGACAAGGAATGGATGAGTTGAAGAATGAGATTGTACTGATTGCCAAACTTCAACACAGGAATCTTGTTAGGCTCGTGGGTTGCTGCTTGGAAGGAGACGAGAAGCTGCTAGTGTATGAGTATGTTCCTAACAGGAGCCTTGACACATTTCTGTTTG ATCCAACCAAACGTGCACAACTAGTTTGGGAGACCCGTCGCAAGATAATTTCAGGAATTGCACGAGGAATTCTCTATCTTCACGAGGATTCGCGGTTCCGAATCATCCACCGTGACATAAAAGCTAGCAATATCTTATTAGACAGGGAGATGAGCCCTAAAATCTCAGACTTCGGCATGGCACGGCTTTTCGGAGTGGACCAAACTCGAGGCAAAACTAGAAAAATCGTAGGAACATA CGGATATATGTCGCCAGAGTATGCGATGCGCGGGCACTTCTCTGTTAAATCTGATGTCTTTAGTTTTGGTGTTCTGTTATTAGAAATTGTGAGTGGTCGAAGGAACAGTTCGTTTTATCAATTGGACTCTGCTCAAGATCTTCTTGGCTAC ACATGGAGACTCTGGAGAGAAGGCAATGCAGTAGCACTGATGGATCCATCATTGGGTGAATCATGCACGAGAAGTGATATGTTAAGATGCATTCATATTGGATTACTATGTGTTCAAGAAAATGCAGCAGATCGTCCCACCATGTCGGCAATTGTTCTCATGCTCAATAGCTACTCCACGACTCTCTACACTCCGGCGCCACCGGCTTTCTTAGGTGGGAAGAGCTATGGCGGATTAGATTTTCCCGCAAAAGGGCTGGATGCCCATGGTAGTGAATCAGATCGATCAACCATCGAGTGCCCACATTGCTCTATAAATGAGGTGACTCTTTCTGAGCTTGAAGCTAGGTAA
- the LOC131221610 gene encoding cysteine-rich receptor-like protein kinase 10 isoform X3, whose product MKVPSSKTFDFLLLFSSLLSLYTPITADYIYHICSNSSNYPKNSTYHNNLNYLLPSLTTNGPITGFYNTTAGGTPNKVYGLVLCRGDTTHAECRSCINTASDDIEQRCVGKKQGIIWYDECLLRYSNVYFFSSLTLDKKVHLWNTMNVTDPDRFNVLLGKMMNNLSKRAAFDDRMFVTGEERLTSYQNIYGLVQCTKDISREDCDACLQSAVGDIPSCCSGKQGGRVLGFNCILRYEIYPFFHGASSTAATSPPPVDGLVNSTSTASTKGKRKKSLEKALAIAIPISVSLVIFFALCAYLLKRKTKETPEVQEEISNVESLLFDLDTVKAATGNFSNANKLGEGGFGPVYKGELLDGREIAVKRLSRNSGQGMDELKNEIVLIAKLQHRNLVRLVGCCLEGDEKLLVYEYVPNRSLDTFLFEIVSGRRNSSFYQLDSAQDLLGYTWRLWREGNAVALMDPSLGESCTRSDMLRCIHIGLLCVQENAADRPTMSAIVLMLNSYSTTLYTPAPPAFLGGKSYGGLDFPAKGLDAHGSESDRSTIECPHCSINEVTLSELEAR is encoded by the exons ATGAAGGTTCCCTCCTCAAAAAcctttgattttcttcttctcttctcttccttaCTCTCTCTATACACTCCCATCACAGCCGACTACATATACCACATATGTTCAAACTCATCTAACTACCCCAAAAACAGCACATACCACAACAACCTCAATTATCTCCTCCCTTCATTAACCACAAATGGCCCAATTACCGGCTTCTACAACACGACCGCCGGCGGTACCCCAAACAAAGTCTACGGTCTCGTTCTCTGCAGAGGTGACACCACACACGCCGAGTGCCGCAGCTGCATCAACACCGCCAGCGATGATATTGAGCAACGTTGTGTGGGGAAGAAACAAGGCATCATATGGTACGATGAGTGCTTGTTACGGTATTCGAATGTGTACTTCTTTTCGTCGCTAACACTGGATAAGAAGGTTCACTTGTGGAATACAATGAATGTGACAGACCCAGATCGTTTTAATGTGTTATTGGGGAAGATGATGAATAATCTATCGAAGCGGGCTGCGTTCGATGACCGAATGTTTGTGACGGGTGAGGAGAGATTGACGAGCTACCAAAATATATATGGGCTAGTGCAGTGCACGAAGGACATTTCTAGAGAGGATTGTGATGCATGTCTACAAAGTGCTGTTGGGGACATTCCATCATGCTGTAGTGGGAAGCAAGGTGGGCGGGTTCTTGGATTCAATTGTATATTGAGGTATGAGATATATCCCTTCTTCCATGGAGCTTCTTCCACGGCTGCAACATCTCCACCACCTGTGGATGGCTTGGTGAATTCTACATCTACAGCTTCAACCAAAG GGAAAAGGAAGAAATCGTTGGAAAAAGCTCTTGCAATTGCCATCCCCATATCTGTTTCTTTAGTGATCTTCTTTGCTCTTTGTGCTTATCTTTTAAAGAGAAAGACAAAGGAAACGCCAGAAG TTCAAGAGGAGATTAGCAATGTTGAATCGCTATTATTTGACTTGGATACGGTTAAGGCCGCAACTGGTAACTTCTCTAATGCAAATAAGCTTGGGGAAGGTGGATTTGGTCCTGTTTACAAG GGTGAACTGCTGGATGGGCGAGAAATAGCGGTGAAAAGGCTTTCGAGGAATTCAGGACAAGGAATGGATGAGTTGAAGAATGAGATTGTACTGATTGCCAAACTTCAACACAGGAATCTTGTTAGGCTCGTGGGTTGCTGCTTGGAAGGAGACGAGAAGCTGCTAGTGTATGAGTATGTTCCTAACAGGAGCCTTGACACATTTCTGTTTG AAATTGTGAGTGGTCGAAGGAACAGTTCGTTTTATCAATTGGACTCTGCTCAAGATCTTCTTGGCTAC ACATGGAGACTCTGGAGAGAAGGCAATGCAGTAGCACTGATGGATCCATCATTGGGTGAATCATGCACGAGAAGTGATATGTTAAGATGCATTCATATTGGATTACTATGTGTTCAAGAAAATGCAGCAGATCGTCCCACCATGTCGGCAATTGTTCTCATGCTCAATAGCTACTCCACGACTCTCTACACTCCGGCGCCACCGGCTTTCTTAGGTGGGAAGAGCTATGGCGGATTAGATTTTCCCGCAAAAGGGCTGGATGCCCATGGTAGTGAATCAGATCGATCAACCATCGAGTGCCCACATTGCTCTATAAATGAGGTGACTCTTTCTGAGCTTGAAGCTAGGTAA
- the LOC131221610 gene encoding cysteine-rich repeat secretory protein 38-like isoform X4, which yields MKVPSSKTFDFLLLFSSLLSLYTPITADYIYHICSNSSNYPKNSTYHNNLNYLLPSLTTNGPITGFYNTTAGGTPNKVYGLVLCRGDTTHAECRSCINTASDDIEQRCVGKKQGIIWYDECLLRYSNVYFFSSLTLDKKVHLWNTMNVTDPDRFNVLLGKMMNNLSKRAAFDDRMFVTGEERLTSYQNIYGLVQCTKDISREDCDACLQSAVGDIPSCCSGKQGGRVLGFNCILRYEIYPFFHGASSTAATSPPPVDGLVNSTSTASTKGKRKKSLEKALAIAIPISVSLVIFFALCAYLLKRKTKETPEVQEEISNVESLLFDLDTVKAATGNFSNANKLGEGGFGPVYKGELLDGREIAVKRLSRNSGQGMDELKNEIVLIAKLQHRNLVRLVGCCLEGDEKLLVYENCEWSKEQFVLSIGLCSRSSWLHMETLERRQCSSTDGSIIG from the exons ATGAAGGTTCCCTCCTCAAAAAcctttgattttcttcttctcttctcttccttaCTCTCTCTATACACTCCCATCACAGCCGACTACATATACCACATATGTTCAAACTCATCTAACTACCCCAAAAACAGCACATACCACAACAACCTCAATTATCTCCTCCCTTCATTAACCACAAATGGCCCAATTACCGGCTTCTACAACACGACCGCCGGCGGTACCCCAAACAAAGTCTACGGTCTCGTTCTCTGCAGAGGTGACACCACACACGCCGAGTGCCGCAGCTGCATCAACACCGCCAGCGATGATATTGAGCAACGTTGTGTGGGGAAGAAACAAGGCATCATATGGTACGATGAGTGCTTGTTACGGTATTCGAATGTGTACTTCTTTTCGTCGCTAACACTGGATAAGAAGGTTCACTTGTGGAATACAATGAATGTGACAGACCCAGATCGTTTTAATGTGTTATTGGGGAAGATGATGAATAATCTATCGAAGCGGGCTGCGTTCGATGACCGAATGTTTGTGACGGGTGAGGAGAGATTGACGAGCTACCAAAATATATATGGGCTAGTGCAGTGCACGAAGGACATTTCTAGAGAGGATTGTGATGCATGTCTACAAAGTGCTGTTGGGGACATTCCATCATGCTGTAGTGGGAAGCAAGGTGGGCGGGTTCTTGGATTCAATTGTATATTGAGGTATGAGATATATCCCTTCTTCCATGGAGCTTCTTCCACGGCTGCAACATCTCCACCACCTGTGGATGGCTTGGTGAATTCTACATCTACAGCTTCAACCAAAG GGAAAAGGAAGAAATCGTTGGAAAAAGCTCTTGCAATTGCCATCCCCATATCTGTTTCTTTAGTGATCTTCTTTGCTCTTTGTGCTTATCTTTTAAAGAGAAAGACAAAGGAAACGCCAGAAG TTCAAGAGGAGATTAGCAATGTTGAATCGCTATTATTTGACTTGGATACGGTTAAGGCCGCAACTGGTAACTTCTCTAATGCAAATAAGCTTGGGGAAGGTGGATTTGGTCCTGTTTACAAG GGTGAACTGCTGGATGGGCGAGAAATAGCGGTGAAAAGGCTTTCGAGGAATTCAGGACAAGGAATGGATGAGTTGAAGAATGAGATTGTACTGATTGCCAAACTTCAACACAGGAATCTTGTTAGGCTCGTGGGTTGCTGCTTGGAAGGAGACGAGAAGCTGCTAGTGTATGA AAATTGTGAGTGGTCGAAGGAACAGTTCGTTTTATCAATTGGACTCTGCTCAAGATCTTCTTGGCTAC ACATGGAGACTCTGGAGAGAAGGCAATGCAGTAGCACTGATGGATCCATCATTGGGTGA